A region of the Arcobacter sp. F155 genome:
CAATAATTCTATTTTGAATAGTTAATGCTGCATTTGGTGAAACAGTTAAGTTAACTGTAGTTTCTTGAGTATTAGAGGAAGAAAGATTTAATTTTGATGTTGTTTCATTTGATATAGAACTACTTTTCATATTATTTTGATCCATAACCATTCTATCTATACTGTCTCTTTGTATTTTTGTATCTACTTGCTTATTAAACTCTTCCTTCTTTTGTGAAACTGCTTCTTTAGTAACAGATAAATCTTTTGCATTTAAATCTAGCTTATCTGCTCCTTTCTTTATATCATCAGTAGTTTTAGCCTCTTTTACAATCTTAACTGCTTCACTTTTAGTAGATAGCATTTGATTATAAATTGAGTTTTTTCGTGAACCCAAATATATATTAGTTAATAAATCACCATTTTTTGAAGATGAATTTACATTTGTTTCTAAGGCTTCACTTGATACAGTCTTAGTTTTGTTAGTATTTATTAGTTGATCCATTAAAGATTTAGTTTTAGTATCTTTTGAATTTTCTGTATTCTCTTGCTTTAGAGTCTCTTTTTTTACTTCAACTTTTTGTTCATCTTGAACAATTGCTTCTTTATCTAATTTTGCTAAATTACCTGGCTCTTTTTTACTATCATTTGTAGAAGTATTTATTTCTGTTTTCTTTGTTGAAGATTCAATATTTGTTGTTTTTTCTTCTTTTGGAATTACTTTTGTATCGTTCGTTTTTGGTTCTTCTTTTGTAGTGTTTTGCTCTACTTTAGATACATTGATATCTATTTTCTTATTTGCTTTTTCTTCATTAGTATTTAGTTCTTTTGTTTCTTCTAAAGAAGTTTTATTTACTTTTTCATCTTTTACATCGATAGATTTATTTTCTTCTTTATTTGAAAAACTTTTATTAATTATTTTATCTTCTTTTTTTTCTACTGAAGTTGAGCTAATTTCTTTTGATAATTTTTGCTCTTTTAAAGTATCTTTTACCTCAACATTATTGGCTACTTTTTCTTCTTTAGGACTATTAACTTCTTTCGCATCTTTATTTTCAACTAAACTATTTTTTTCTGCTTGTACTTTTTTTGTTTCACTTAGTGCTTGAGATATAGACTCTTTAGTATCTTTTTTCTCTTCTACTTTACTTAAAGTAGATTCTTTATCTTTACTTTCTAAATCTTTTTTAGTTTTATTTAATAATTGATCCATTAAAGAGGGTTGAGTCTGTTTTATCTTTTCATCATTAGATTTCTCATCTAATTTTTTAGATTCTTTATTATCGGATGTACTCTCGAATTCAGTATTTTTATTTACTGTCTCTTTTGATTCAGTTGATTCTTTAGTTTTTGACTCTTCTACTTTTTGAGTTTTATTCTCTACTTTATTTTCATTTTCTTCTTCACCAAATAAAGAATTTTGTTTTTGAGATAAATCCTTATTATCACTATTTTTTAAAGTTTTTTCGTCATGTTTTTGATTACTATTATTTTTAACTTTTTTATTAGCTTCTAAAATCATTCTATCTAATAAAGAACTGCTACTTTTTGTTTCTACTTTAGTTGTATCTTTTTTATTATCTGTATTTTCTGAAGTGTTTTCTTTTAAATCTTTCTTTTTGTCAGTATCTAATACATTTTTATTGTCATTTGACTTAGTATCAGTGGAGTCTTTCTTTTGACTATCTGTATCAAGTTTTTTTGAAGTTTTTTCTTTTGTTTTTGTAGTTTCTTCTGAAGAAGTGTCAACTTTTTTTAAGTCTGTAGATTCTTGAGTTTTTTCTTTTGTTTTTGTAGTTTCTTCTGAAGAAGTGTCAACTTTTTTAGTATTTTTAACTAGAAGAGAATCAAATAAAGACATACCTTCTTTTTTTGAACTCTCTGAAGTTTTATTATTAGTACTAGTTTTTGTATCTTGTGTAGTTTTACCAAGATTTAAAAAATTAACTTCTTCACTCATCTACTATGCTTTTAATATATCTAATGTTTTCACATCAATATTCTTATGTGTTGTAAATGCTGTAACATTTGCCTCATAAGAACGTCTAGCTTCCAGTAAATTAATCATTTCAATAACAGGATTAATATTTGGATAAGCAACATAACCCTCATCATTTGCATCTGGATGTGATGGTTCATATCTCATTACAGGATCAGAATCATCTTCTACTATTGATTTTACTCCCACTCCTCTTAAAGCTAATTGATTTTTATCACTATCGTCTTTATTAAAGTCTGTTTTAATATCATTTGATGCTTTCTCGTTTTGTTTTAATAAAACCTCATGAAAAGCAACACTTTGTCTTTTATATGGTCCACCATCTTCTGTGTGTGTAGTTTTTGCATTTGCAATATTTGCACTAGTAATATTTACTCTTGTTCTTTGAGCACTCATACCAGAAACAGCAATATCATATCCATCAAAAAAACCCATAATAAACTCCTACTAAACTGGCATCTTCATTATTTCTCTATAAGCATTAATCGCTTTATTCTTCACTTCTAAACCAAGTTTTAAAGAAAGCTCAGCCTCTTCAATCTTTTGTACAGCTTCTTGAAGATTTTTAACCTTTCCTGTAGCAATACCTTCCATGGCATTATATCCTTGAACTTGCGTATCATTTACTTCATTTACTGCATCTTTTAGCATATCTTTAAAACTTAAATCAGATTGTGCAGCTTGATTTACTTGATTATTTTGTTTTGAAGCAATTGATCCAATTGAATCCGTAATAGAATTAATATTCATCTACTTCTCCTTATTTACTTGAAGTTTCTTTATCTACTTTTTCTTGTGCATCTTGAACACTTAGCTCTGCTAACATAGCATCAATTTTATCTTCATTGTACTTATGTTTTAGTTCTTCTCTTTTATTATCTAAATTAAAAAGTAATATAATCAATGAAAGCATCATATTAGTGACACCTTTCAAAATAATAGTTACACCCATTATTCCAAAAATCATTTCCATTGGTGTAAATAAATCAGCATTTATTACGAAGAAAATTAAAGTTGCAAAAAATCCTGTAGCTATGTACAGTCTAAATATACCACTATTGATAAGATTTTGAGAAAATCTTTCTACAACCATATTTTTCCTACTAGTATAAAAAATATATAATGCTTATTTATTAGCACAAACTACCTTACTTACCTAATTTCTTTTAGTAAAATGTCGATTATTTTTTGTAATTGTAAAGTTATTTCATCGTTTGTGAATTCTTGAACGAATAACTTTCTTAGTCTTGATGTTGTTGAAATATTTGCAGATGTCGACACATTACCTATATATTTTACCATAAATTTTGAATTTAACCTATTTTTTTTAGCTAAATTTACTAAAGATTTAGAAATTGTCTCGCCAATATTATAATTTTTTGTATGATTAAAACAAATCAATAATTTTTCTTTATCTTTTGATAACATTTTTATCAATGCATATACATCAGTTAAGGCGGAAGGGTCCGTTGTAGTTAGGGCTAAAATATTGTCAGAAATTGATAAAAACTCTTGTACATATTCATTTAATCCAGCTCCGGTATCAATAATTATATAATCAAATCTATTTAAAGATTTAACATCTTCTACTATTCTTGTTAATACAAAAGAAGCTTTTAAACTTGAGTATTGATAACCACTTTTTCCTGCAATTAAAGAGATGTTTTCATATGAAGTTTGAGATATAACTTCTTCAATAGTATTTCTTCCTTCAATATAATCAAATAATGAATATCGTGGTTTAATATCAAATAAAACTTGCATATTTGCTAAGCCAATATCTGCATCAATAACAGCTACTTTAAAACCTCTTCTTGCAAGTAAATATGCCATGTTTGCAGTAAATGTTGATTTTCCAACACCACCTTTTCCTGAAGTTATTGTAAGTAGCTTAGTTTTAGATACAACAGATGAGCTTTTTGTTAAGTTTACAAGCTTACTTGCTTGTGCAGAGATTGAATTAAACAATACTATCTCCTTACACAAGCATTATTCATAAAACAATCTATTAAATAAGAAGAATCAGATACTATTAAATCATCAGGTACATTTTGTCCTATAGAGAAGTAAGTAATAGATTTTTTTGTTTTATGAGCAAAAGAGATTAAATTTCCAAAACTTCTTGTCTCATCTAATTTTGTGAAAGTTAAGTAATCAATATTTAATCTTGAATAGTTGGTATAAATATCTACTAAATCACTATGCTTTACGTTTGCAGGAAGAACAAGTACCTTTTCAATAGGTAGTTCATGTACCTTTTCTTGATATTCATTTATCATTTCAATTTTATCAACATCATATTGACTAGACCCTGCTGTATCAATAAAAATATAGTTACAATCTTTAAGTCTAAGTAGTGCTTCCACTAAATCCTCAGGCTTTTTAACTACTTCTAAAGGAAGTCTCATAATATCTGTGTATGCTTGTAATTGTTCTATTGCTCCAACTCTAAATGAGTCTAAAGTAACAATACCCACCTTATAGTTTTGTCCGAGTTTATAAGCATATCTTGCAGCTAATTTAGCAATTGTTGTTGTTTTTCCAACTCCTGTTGGTCCAACCATCATTACAATTTTTCTTTGATGTTTTCTTAATGGGATTTCTTGTTTTATGGGAATAATTCGTCTGAGAACTAGTTTAAAGAAATCATTTACTTTTTTAGGATTATTTTTTAAAGCAACAGGAAGTTGTTTAATAGTTTTTTTCATAATAGTATATGTCATCTCTTGGTCAAACTCATTTTGCTCAAAAAGATTATACATATCTACAAATTCTAAAGGTATTGTTAAATCATAAAGTTGACTTTTAGGGTTCCAAAGAGATTTTTGTACTTGCATAATTGCATCTTGCATTTTAAGAATCTCTTCTTTAAAATCATATACTTTGGCTTCAAATCTTTTATCTTTTTTATCGTCAATATATGAGGAATGTGTGACAGGTGTTGTTATTTTTTTAGTATGTTTAATCTCTTTATCGTCATCTTCTAAAGCAACAATAACCTCATACATATCTTTATTTCCATCTTTAGCACTAGAAATTTTTTTTGTAGAGATTACAATTGCTTCTTCACCACATTCAGCCTGAGCATTTTTAAGTGCAAGAGTAGGAGTTTCTCCTAAGAATGAAAGCATATTCATTTTATTCTTCCATCTTTATAGATTTTTTCAATATCACCATTACTCTTTTTAATCCTAATATATTCATCATTTTCAAAGATAATTTTTCCATTTTTTTCAATTTCAATTGAGCCAAAATTAAATAGTACTGATTTATTATTAAACTCTTTCACATCATCTTTACAAATAACAAAACCTTTTTTCATATAGTGAGTTGCTTGTAGTTTTTTAGTTTTAAAATCATTTATAGTTGTAGGATTACAATGTCTTTTCACATTCTGAACTTTTCCAGGAGTAATCATTTCTAAAGTAATAAACTCATTAAAGTGAATATCATTTTTTGCAATTACTACATTTATAGCAAAAAGTTTAGATGAAAAAATTGCTATTAAAAGTAAAAGACTACTAAGCCTTAACATCGAACATTTGTCCTCCATTTAATTCTGTTATCTCATCAACAATCTCTTTGTACATTTGCTGTATTGGTTGAACTATTAGTGCTAGTTTTCTATTAGCTTCATAAAGTTTTTTAAGCTCATCTTCTAAACTATCTACTTTATCTCTATAAATATTAACATCCACTCCATTTTCCATCTCTTGAACAAGTGCATTGTTTAAGTCTTGTTTATATGAAGTAATTTTTTCAATCATCTCTTCTTTTTCACTATTTCTAGTAAGAAGTTCTTCATGCCTTGCTTTTTTTATATCTTCAATATCTTGGTCAATATAGTCTTCCATCTTTTTAATTAGTACTAACATTTCATCTACAATTGAATTAACCATGCCAAGCCTTTACTTTTTTCTTTCACTTAAAAAATTATATAACATATCACTGATTCCTAAAGTACCAGCTGATTGCCTAGAAATAGTATCTGTGTACATACCTTTTATAATATCTGAACCACTACCTTGCCCTGCAAATGTACTATCTTTTAATGAAATATCTAATAGTTGCTTCATAAAAAAAGCTTCAAAATCATTACTTACTTTTCTTAAACTATCATCTTCAAGTTTTGATGAGTCAAGATTTTTATAATTATCTGCTGGACTCTTTTTTATTGTATTTATATCAAGATAATTAGTATTAATATCCATTTTTACTCCAATCTATCAAAGAAGCTCTCTTCAGATAAAATATCATCATTTGTATTATCTGCAAAAAACTTCATTTCAACTCTTCTATTATCAGAAGCTAACTCACTTTTAGGATGATAAGATGAGTATGCTGATACTTTTAAAGCACTAGGGTCAATTCTATTTTTTATAAGTTCTTTTACCACTGATATTGATCTTAATGCTGATAAATCCCAGTTATCTCTAGGTATCTTCTCATCTTGAAAACCATTTGTTGCTGTATGCCCTATAATCTCAATATTAAATGCTTGAGGCATTGTTCTTATTACTCTAGCAACTTTTGCTATAAATCTCTTTGAATTTGGATTAGTAATTGCATATTCGCCCTCTTCAAACATTATAGTAGAAGGTATGTCTAAAGTAAACTCATTTTGTCCTTTTTCCAATTGAATTTGCTCTGTTTCAACTGTACTTATGTCATTCATTTGATTTACTAATTCTGCAACCTCTTGCATACTCTCTTCCATAGACTCATCATTTGAGTCTGTATCATCATCTGAAGAGTTACTTGATTCAGTAGAATGTTTTTCTGACTGAGTTTGAACATCTGTTGAAGCATCAATGAATCCCATTGCTTTTTTCATAATATCAAAATACTCTTCTACTTTTTTCTTATCCATTACTGCCATAGATAAAAGTAAAATAAAAAAAGTTAAAAGTAATGACATTAAGTCACCAAATTGTACTAGCCAACCTGGTAAACATTTAGGACATTCAGGACACTTTTTATCTGCCATAGATTTTACTCTTCCTCATCATCAACTAAAATTGCATTTAGTTGCATTTTGATATTACCTATTGATTCTTCAGCTGCAATCATAGTTGTACCTAAGATAATTACTTCACATGCTTCTACTTCTTTTGCATGTTTTTGAGATAGTTTACTCTCCATTAAACCTGCAAAAAGAGTACCAATTAATGCACCATACATCGTAGTAAGTAAAGCAACTGCCATTGCTGGACCAACTGATGCTGGATCTGAAAGGTTTGCAAGCATTGCAACTAATCCAACTAGTGTTCCAATCATCCCCATAGAACCAGCTGTTCCACCAATATTTGCAAACATTTTATGCATTGTACTATGTCTTTTTTCCATATACTCTAATTTTGTTTCTAATAAAGGAGTTAGAGTTTCTGCTTTTGTTCCATCAACTAATAACTGAAAAGCTTCTTTAAAGAAAGGATTTTGTTCTTCTAAAACCTTTTGTTCAATATGCATTACACCATGTTTCTTAATCTCAGTAGCATAGAAAGTGATTTTTTCAATTAATTCAGGTAAAGGTTCTACTTTAACCTCATTAAAAGCTACTTTCATAGCTGGAATTATTCTTTTTAAATCAGCTGGTTCAAACTGCCCTGCTGTTACAGCTAATGTTCCTCCAATAACAATTATTACAGAAGGAACATCAATATAAGGTCCAAAACCAACACCACCTAACATAATGGCTAGAGAAACTAAGGCCCAACCACCAGCCAATCCACCTGCAGTACTTTTATCCATATGTTATATTCCTATTTGACTTAGTTTTGTCGAACTGTCGCCAATATTTTTAATTTTTAGACCAAACTTTCCTTCTACGATAACAGCTTCGCCTTCTCCTATTTTTACCCCATTAACTAAAATATCTAAAGGTTCGTTTACCATTTGTTCTAACTCAATGATTTCACCTATATCCCATCTTAGAATATCTTTTAATAAAAAGTTTTTAGTCCCCAGTCTAACACTTAATTTTAATTTGATATTAAAAAGAAGTTGTAAGTTTTCAGCTGATTCTTCTGATAATAGTGAGCTAATAGAACTTACACTTGGTCCCATACTAGGTTGAGAAACACTAGCAGTAGGAGCTGAAATAGCACTTTGTGAACTTGATGCTACTTCAGAAGCAGAAGAGCTATCATATCCTGTTATTGAAGCTAAATAAGGTAATATTATTTCATCAAGAGATAAATAAATTGGTAGTTTTTCACCATCTAAAGCTAAGTCTAAAGTATATACTCTATCGTTATCTTCGATATCACCACATACCTTAATTGAAAAGTCTAAAACTTCTGATTTTATTGAGCTTACATCAGGGAAACCTTGTGCATTTACTGATGTACATAAACTACCACATACATTTGAGATTATTTCATTTACTGCATCAGCAATTTCATCATCAATATGCTCTTTTAAGTCACCCATTCCACCAAGCATAAAATACTCAAACTTAGTTGCAGTAATTGAAGGTATATAAAACTTCCAATTTGAACTAATAGTTGAAAACTCAAATTTAACTGATACTTCAATACATTGTGAATCATCTAAGCTACTAACATCTAGTGCTGCTACAGAATCAACTGTTGTACTTTTTGATAATAACTGCTCTAAAGTATTAGCTAACTCATCTTTTAAAAAACTTGATAAATCAGATGCCAAAAATAAACCCTTTGCTTATATTTTATTATTTTTCTTGTTCATTTATAGACTCAAGCATGTGAGCTTTTATTCTCATCATATCTTCAGTAGGATATTTATACTCAATATCACCTCTTGTAACTTTTACAAAAAAGTCCTGAGATTGTTTGTTATATCCAAACTTTATGTTATCTAGTATAACTTCATTTTTTTCTGTCTCGTGTAATGAGCCTTGTACTTTTTTGTACTGGTCATCCTGAATAGACTTATGCTTTTCATCAACTTCTTGAACAGATTTAATTTTATCTGAATGATTAACTTGTGCATTATCAATTTCAGCAATTCTTCCTAGTTCCATGAGAACCTCCTTGAAAAGTACAGAATTACAATTATTATATCAAAAAAAAATTAAAATTGATGAATATTACTAAAAAAACGAGGGGAATTATATTATTTTTACATTGACTCTAAAAGAGAGTCAAAGTTAAGAAGTTTGAAATCAATTAAAGAATCTTTATAAGGTTCAATAAAATATTGTGAGGCACTATTTAGCTTTAGATCTTGAACAAGTTGTACACCTGTTAAAAAATCTGCTCCAGGGTCTTTTAAAATAGCTTTAATTAATGATATTTGTAAAAGAGCTTCGTTATATTTATTATCTTCTAATTGTGATGCAACAATTAGATACATTGTGTATTTGTCTTCTAATTTATATTTTTTTTGTAAACCATATAAAATTTTTAAACTCTCTTTAGGTTTACTGTTATGTAATTCTCTTAAAGCTTTTGTTCTTAAGTAAGAGGGATTCTCTTCACCTGCTAAAGTTAAATCAGCTTTATGAAATAAACCAATTGCTTTTAATAAATCAACATAATATTTAGTAATTACTAGTGGGCCTTCTAAAAAGTTATTATTTATATTTAATGGAGTTTTATCTTGAAGTCTTGCAAAGTA
Encoded here:
- a CDS encoding flagellar hook-length control protein FliK produces the protein MSEEVNFLNLGKTTQDTKTSTNNKTSESSKKEGMSLFDSLLVKNTKKVDTSSEETTKTKEKTQESTDLKKVDTSSEETTKTKEKTSKKLDTDSQKKDSTDTKSNDNKNVLDTDKKKDLKENTSENTDNKKDTTKVETKSSSSLLDRMILEANKKVKNNSNQKHDEKTLKNSDNKDLSQKQNSLFGEEENENKVENKTQKVEESKTKESTESKETVNKNTEFESTSDNKESKKLDEKSNDEKIKQTQPSLMDQLLNKTKKDLESKDKESTLSKVEEKKDTKESISQALSETKKVQAEKNSLVENKDAKEVNSPKEEKVANNVEVKDTLKEQKLSKEISSTSVEKKEDKIINKSFSNKEENKSIDVKDEKVNKTSLEETKELNTNEEKANKKIDINVSKVEQNTTKEEPKTNDTKVIPKEEKTTNIESSTKKTEINTSTNDSKKEPGNLAKLDKEAIVQDEQKVEVKKETLKQENTENSKDTKTKSLMDQLINTNKTKTVSSEALETNVNSSSKNGDLLTNIYLGSRKNSIYNQMLSTKSEAVKIVKEAKTTDDIKKGADKLDLNAKDLSVTKEAVSQKKEEFNKQVDTKIQRDSIDRMVMDQNNMKSSSISNETTSKLNLSSSNTQETTVNLTVSPNAALTIQNRIIGAQQQMSSMMSDIARNMYENYKPPITAFRINLFPAQLGQIAILMKTDRDSGMSISMNMSNSATLDAVVENQGSLREAINRNFNNQTDVNFEFGMQGESQNNSSSGNNEGNQEQASQQQHSSTDILEAVNDNKNVADDLNYL
- the flgC gene encoding flagellar basal body rod protein FlgC — protein: MGFFDGYDIAVSGMSAQRTRVNITSANIANAKTTHTEDGGPYKRQSVAFHEVLLKQNEKASNDIKTDFNKDDSDKNQLALRGVGVKSIVEDDSDPVMRYEPSHPDANDEGYVAYPNINPVIEMINLLEARRSYEANVTAFTTHKNIDVKTLDILKA
- the fliE gene encoding flagellar hook-basal body complex protein FliE; translation: MNINSITDSIGSIASKQNNQVNQAAQSDLSFKDMLKDAVNEVNDTQVQGYNAMEGIATGKVKNLQEAVQKIEEAELSLKLGLEVKNKAINAYREIMKMPV
- a CDS encoding AAA family ATPase codes for the protein MFNSISAQASKLVNLTKSSSVVSKTKLLTITSGKGGVGKSTFTANMAYLLARRGFKVAVIDADIGLANMQVLFDIKPRYSLFDYIEGRNTIEEVISQTSYENISLIAGKSGYQYSSLKASFVLTRIVEDVKSLNRFDYIIIDTGAGLNEYVQEFLSISDNILALTTTDPSALTDVYALIKMLSKDKEKLLICFNHTKNYNIGETISKSLVNLAKKNRLNSKFMVKYIGNVSTSANISTTSRLRKLFVQEFTNDEITLQLQKIIDILLKEIR
- the flhF gene encoding flagellar biosynthesis protein FlhF, whose amino-acid sequence is MNMLSFLGETPTLALKNAQAECGEEAIVISTKKISSAKDGNKDMYEVIVALEDDDKEIKHTKKITTPVTHSSYIDDKKDKRFEAKVYDFKEEILKMQDAIMQVQKSLWNPKSQLYDLTIPLEFVDMYNLFEQNEFDQEMTYTIMKKTIKQLPVALKNNPKKVNDFFKLVLRRIIPIKQEIPLRKHQRKIVMMVGPTGVGKTTTIAKLAARYAYKLGQNYKVGIVTLDSFRVGAIEQLQAYTDIMRLPLEVVKKPEDLVEALLRLKDCNYIFIDTAGSSQYDVDKIEMINEYQEKVHELPIEKVLVLPANVKHSDLVDIYTNYSRLNIDYLTFTKLDETRSFGNLISFAHKTKKSITYFSIGQNVPDDLIVSDSSYLIDCFMNNACVRR
- a CDS encoding rod-binding protein → MDINTNYLDINTIKKSPADNYKNLDSSKLEDDSLRKVSNDFEAFFMKQLLDISLKDSTFAGQGSGSDIIKGMYTDTISRQSAGTLGISDMLYNFLSERKK
- a CDS encoding flagellar motor protein MotB; translated protein: MADKKCPECPKCLPGWLVQFGDLMSLLLTFFILLLSMAVMDKKKVEEYFDIMKKAMGFIDASTDVQTQSEKHSTESSNSSDDDTDSNDESMEESMQEVAELVNQMNDISTVETEQIQLEKGQNEFTLDIPSTIMFEEGEYAITNPNSKRFIAKVARVIRTMPQAFNIEIIGHTATNGFQDEKIPRDNWDLSALRSISVVKELIKNRIDPSALKVSAYSSYHPKSELASDNRRVEMKFFADNTNDDILSEESFFDRLE
- a CDS encoding motility protein A translates to MDKSTAGGLAGGWALVSLAIMLGGVGFGPYIDVPSVIIVIGGTLAVTAGQFEPADLKRIIPAMKVAFNEVKVEPLPELIEKITFYATEIKKHGVMHIEQKVLEEQNPFFKEAFQLLVDGTKAETLTPLLETKLEYMEKRHSTMHKMFANIGGTAGSMGMIGTLVGLVAMLANLSDPASVGPAMAVALLTTMYGALIGTLFAGLMESKLSQKHAKEVEACEVIILGTTMIAAEESIGNIKMQLNAILVDDEEE
- a CDS encoding FliM/FliN family flagellar motor switch protein; this encodes MASDLSSFLKDELANTLEQLLSKSTTVDSVAALDVSSLDDSQCIEVSVKFEFSTISSNWKFYIPSITATKFEYFMLGGMGDLKEHIDDEIADAVNEIISNVCGSLCTSVNAQGFPDVSSIKSEVLDFSIKVCGDIEDNDRVYTLDLALDGEKLPIYLSLDEIILPYLASITGYDSSSASEVASSSQSAISAPTASVSQPSMGPSVSSISSLLSEESAENLQLLFNIKLKLSVRLGTKNFLLKDILRWDIGEIIELEQMVNEPLDILVNGVKIGEGEAVIVEGKFGLKIKNIGDSSTKLSQIGI
- a CDS encoding flagellin encodes the protein MELGRIAEIDNAQVNHSDKIKSVQEVDEKHKSIQDDQYKKVQGSLHETEKNEVILDNIKFGYNKQSQDFFVKVTRGDIEYKYPTEDMMRIKAHMLESINEQEK